ATAAAATCGCTAAAAAACAGTAGCGAAGACGTAAATAAATATATTAATAATATAGAAGATGAAGTAAAAAATACTAAAAATATTTATAATACAGGAAATGTACTATTAGATATTATCTTGTATGAAAAAAGTAAATTATGCATGGAGAATAATATAGATTTTAATGCTGGTATAAATTTTAGTAAATGTGAATTTATAGAAATGATTGATGTAAGTTGTATATTTTCAAATTTAATAGATAATGCAATTGAAGCATGCAATAGAATTGATGACAATAATATAGAAAAATATATAACTATAAAAAGCACTTTTATAAAAGGGTATTATATAATCAGATATGAAAACAGCAAAATAAATAAGGTAATAATTAAAAATAATAAGATTTTTACTTCTAAAAAAGATAAATTCCTTCATGGAATAGGTATTGACAGCATAAAATCTTCAATAAAAAAATACAATGGAGAATTAAAAATTAAGGATAGTGAGTATAAATTTATAGTTACTGCTCATATACCAGTTGAATAAAAATTTAATAGCTTGATTTATTTAAAAAGCTTATAAGTTAGGATTTCATATGCTAGTTGGCGGTGAAAAAATACCACTTGTCGGTCTTATCTTGAATTAAAATTTTAGAAATGTTACCTTTACAAAAAAGGTAGCATTTTTTTATACAAGGATTTAATACAAGAAGAAGGAGGTAAAATTTTGACTACATTTAAACTAGCAATTTCTTATATGAAAAGACAAAAAGGGAAAACAATAGCACTATTATCATGTATAGCTCTTGCTGTAATGCTTATTTTTTCTATGATTGTGATTAGGGATTCTGGATATGATTCTCAAATAAGAGAGGCGAAGGATTTACATGGTGATTATCACATATGGTTTGAGGGGCTTGAAAAGGACAAAACACAAGACCTTACAAATGAAGAAGTTATATCAAAGTCAAACACTTCAAAAGAGTTATGCGAAGTCGTAGATAAAGAAAGTGGTGTTAAGCTTTATTTAAATTCATTTGACAAAGGTTTTATAAATTCTTTGGGATATAAAATAGATGGAAGAGAGCCTATAAAAGATGGAGAAATAGTAATAGAAAAAGAAGCTGCAAGACAAATGGAGATATCTAACCCATTAAACAAAAATATAGATTTGATGCTTTTAAATAAGTATATTGATGACAATGAAATTAACCATATGGATAGTGCAAATAAAACATTCAAAGTTGTTGGCGTGATAGAAAAACCAGATAAATATTATGATAAATCTAGGTATAGTATTACACTTCGAGCTTTTGTGTATAAAGACTCCAATTTACCAATAAAAATAAAAGATACATATAATGGAACAATTTACCTTAAATCAGAGAAAAATATACCTCAATTTATAACTAAGATGACAAAAAAGATAGATACCAATATCTTCAATCTGCACGAAAATGGTGAGGTTGATTTAGCAAAGAATCAAAGACAAAATTCAAAATTCAGCAAAGAAAATATTATAAATTCAGTGCTTTTAGTTATTGTATCAACTATTGTGATATACAATATTTTTAATATTATTTTTCAGGATATGACTAGTCAAATAGGTCTTATGAAATCTATTGGTATGTCGAATAAGAAAGTAAGAAACATGCTTATTATTATGAGCTTTATTTATATAATTTTAGGGACTCTATTAGGAATAGTATTTGGAATGATTTTTTCATATGCTGGTTTAAGAGTAGTGTATGGATACAGCTCTATGCTAACAATACAAATGTCTAGTATAATATGTTCTTTTGCAGTTTCAATCATATCAGTATTTATTTCTAGCTTTATAGTAATTAAAAAATCCAGCAAAATGTCTATAATTGAGGCTATAAGGTCAAGTGATAAGTATGAAAAAAATCAAAAAACAACAATAAAAAGATAGATGAAAAAAGTAGAAATTTACTTATAAGTATGGCAACTAGAAATTTATGGAGAAATAAACCTAGAACAATATTAACAATATTAGCAATTACATTGGTTGGAATAATGTTTATCTTAAATTTAGGTGCTAAAAGTTTGTTAAAAAAGAATATGGAAGAGGGGATAACAGGTGGTTCATGGTCAATGTCATATGGAAGTGTTGATAAAACTGTTGAGGGAGATTCTAGAGGTTCAGAATCTTTATTTTATAAATTAGACAATAATTTAATACAAAAAGTGAAAGATATGAAAGGCATAAGGTATGTAGAACCACATTTTTATAATCATCGTGGCCATATTTTACTTTCTAAAGATAAGTTATCAAAAGCTTATCAAGATGAATTAGACAGAAAAAATTCCTCCTATCAAGAGGAACATAACAATGAATATCCACTTTTGATAAGAGGATATAGTGATGATATGTTAAAGCAAAGGCAAGAGTTTATTGAAAAAGGGGAAAATATACTAAGTCCTACATCGGGCAAGTACAAGAAAGTCATCTTAGTTAACAATACGAATTCGCAAGTTACACATTCTTTTGATGCAAAGATAATTGATGATGTGAAAATAGGAGATATTGTAGAGATAAAACTACCTGTATATAGAGATAGTATTGAAAAATATGAAAACTTTAAGGTAGAAGTTGGTGCTATCATGAAAGAATCATATGCAGCAGGTCAGGATGGGAATACACAGGCTCAAGGAGCTCAAATAATATTTAGAGAAAATGATTATAAAAAATTAACAGGTCAAAAAGAATATAATAAGCTTTTCGTCACAGCTGAAAAGAGACAATTATATTCTGTAGAAAGAAGATTAGAAGAAATAACTAAGAATTATGGAACTACTGAAATCAATGGAAAAGGAGAAGAACTGAAACTTATTGGAATGCAACAAAGTTCAGAAGAAAGGCTTTCTGTAATATATCAGTTTTTAACTATATTAATACTTGCGGTGAATCTTATTTTCATTATGAGAAGTAATATTATTACAAGAAGAAGAGAGTTGTCGACTTTAAGAGCAATTGGTATGAGTATAAAAAGTATTAAAAAGATTCTAATTATTGAAAGTCAACTATATGGAATGGTAGCGTCCATAATAGGTGCTGTGAGTGCAACAGTTTATCATAATTATGGTCTGGCTAAAACGAACAAAGTTCTTTTAGAAGGTGGATATACTAGGACAATAGAACCCAATATTCCCTTTACTCAAATAATTATACTATTTGCAATTTTTATTGTTATGGGATTTATTTCTATATATGTATCGAAAGATAAGATAGAAAGGACAACAATAACAGAAGGAATTTCACAAAATAATTAAGGCTGTGGAACTATAAGATAAAATGCAATATTATTAATGGGATTTCAATAAGAAGAATGGAGAATAGCATTATGAAGAAATTAATTATAAAAAATATAGAAAAGGTATATGGAAAAGGAGATAATAAAGTATATGCATTAAATGGGATAGATTTAGAAATACAACCTCATAAATTTACAACTATAGTTGGGCAAAGTGGATCAGGCAAAAGTACATTACTTCACTGTATGGCAGGGCTTGATAAACCTACATCTGGAAATGTGCTTATGGATGATTTAGATTTATATACTCTAAATGATGATAAGCTATCAAAGATAAGAAGAGAAACATTTGGATTTATATTTCAAAGCTACAATCTAATACCAGTTATAAATGTTTATGATAATATAATACTTCCTATTTCAATTAGTAGAAGAAAAATAGATAAAGATTATATAGGAAATTTAATAATTAAACTAGGTATAGAATCTCAAGTTAATAAATTTCCTAATGAATTATCTGGAGGTCAGCAACAAAGGGTAGCAATTGCTAGAGCACTTGCAAATAAACCTTCAATAGTATTTGCGGATGAACCTACTGGAAACCTAGATAGTAAGACAACTAATGAAGTTATGAGTCTCCTAAAGTTTTGTGTATATGAGTACAAACAGACATTAGTTATGATAACTCATAATGGAGAAATAGCTAATAGTGCAGATACTATTATAAATATTAGTGATGGGAAAATAGTATAATTCAATATGATATGCTAGAACATTTTAGCGACCTATTACAAAACTCAGATTTTAACAATATAGTTCTTATTAATGAAATAATTTAGATTCATTAGACATGTAAAATAAGATGTGTATTCTCCTACAAATGATGGTAATAAAGAGGTTAAATCTAATTACTATAATTGGAGGTACACATTTTTGATGTACAGTAAAAGTATTTAATTCTGTAAACTTCCTATTTATTGAAAGCATAGTGAATGTTGATAATTAAAATACTAAATATAACAATATGTGAAGAGATTTACATTTTTATATTTCTATTTAATCAAAGACTTATACATATTACTAAATATGATTTAATTATTATAAGAGACTATAAATTTGCAATTTATTGTCAGAATATATTGACAAAATTAAAGTTTGAAATTATAATTTATATCAAGAATAGTTTGACAAAATAAAAACTAGTGACTTTATACTTTAGTAAATTCATTTTTTTTATTGCTAATTTAAGAATAATTTAGGACTACTATAGACACATAGTTTATCATTAATTTAATATGATAGAGAATTGTTATTTCTAGGAATACGATTTCTAAGGTCGATAGATATAGTCTAATTTAAAGGGGGGAGATACTGGCGGATAAAAATTTGTACCTAAAGAAGACTCAAAAGAAAGAGCTAAAATAATGTATCTTTTAACAATATTAATGGATATGTTACTAATTCATATTAGGTATTTTAGGAATAATTTAAGACGTATATAAAATGTAAATTCTATATCTAATATTTAAATAAATATAAGTCTTCGAATATGTATATTAAAACCTAAGATAGTTGTAGTACAATTCTGCATTTATAAAATAATGTAGAAAGTCAGAGATTGAAAAAAGTCTAGTAAATTAATAATTATGGTTAGTATTTAAAAAATAACTCTAGCTATATTTATTTAGGCATTTTAAGAATAATTTAAGATGTATAAAATGTCATCAAAAAATATCAAGCTATACCATATGTAGTTAAGAACAACTACATAATATACATTTTATAATTATTGTTTTATTGATAAAAAATTATTATATTTAGGAGGAAACAACAATGGAAAATTTTTGGAATCCGCTTACTTGCTTTACTGTATGTGTAATGATTTATGCTTTTAGTGAGTTTTTATCTAAGAAAACAAAAGGTGCAATTTCAACATTGTTATTTGTATGTATTATATTTTTATTAGGATTTTGGACAAATATTCTTCCAAAAGACATTACAGGAGCATCAGGTATATTAGCTGCAATGAGTAACTTTGGTATAGCTTTATTAATAACTAACTTAGGAACACTTATAAACCTTGAAGACTTATGCCATGAATGGAAAACAGTTGTAATTGCACTAGTAGGTATTGTAGGTATAGCAGTTGGTTGCTTCACAGTAGGTAGTATGTTATTTGGTAGAGAGTATGCTTTAATAGCAGCACCTCCAATAGCAGGTTCTACTGTTGCTGGTATTATTGTAACAACGGTTGCAGAAGCAGCAAATAGACCAGAACTTGCAGCATTTGTAATTCTAGTATTATCATTTCAAAAATTCTTTGGTATCCCTATAACAACATATTGTATAAATAAAGAATTAAAATTTAAAAGAAATAGGGGAGATTTCTTAAAGGATGAATCAAAAAGTAATTTTAAGCTTCCAAGTATGAGAATTTTTAAGGAGGAAGCAAGTAGAAAATCATCTACTCTAGTATATCTTGCAAAACTTTCATTTGTTGCTATGATTGGTAACTTTGTAGGATTGGCTACTTTAATACCAGGATTTACTCCAGCAAATTATTATTTAAATCCAAATATAGCATGTTTGTTAGTAGGGTTAATTTTTACACGAATAGGATTTCTAGAAAAAGGAATTTTAGATAAGTCTCAATCTAATGGGATTATAATGTTTGGCTGTATGTTAATGCTACCTGGAGGACTTGCTAAGGTAACTCCAACAGCACTATTTGCAATGATTGTTCCAACTATAGGAATACTAGTTATAGGAGCTATATTCATAATACTATTTACTGCAATTGTAGGAAAATTATTGGGATATTCTCCAAGAATGTCAGCAGCGATTGGTGTAACTTGCATGCTTGCTTATCCAGCAACACAGATAATTTCTAATGAAGGTATTGATGCTATGGAAGGTACTGTAGAAGAAAAGCAAAGAGCAACCGATTATTTATTGCCAAAAATGATTATAGGTGGATTTGTTACTGTAACTATTGCTTCAGTGGCATTTGCTAGTATAATAGGTCCACTTATATTTGGTTAATATGAAATAGATTTATGGGGGGTAAAGTTAATGATAGGAAGTATATCTATAAATGAGATAGATGAAAAAAGACTCAAACTTAGTGAATTGAGTAAGAAAATATGGAAAAATCCAGAAAAAGCATTTAAAGAATTCAAAGCATGTGAAAATACAGCAAATCTTCTAAAAAGTGAAGGATTTGATGTAGAAATAGGTGTAGGAGGATTAGCTACAGCTATTAAGGCTAGCTTTGGGTCAGGAAAGCCAGTTATAGGTTTTATGGGAGAGTTTGATGCACTACCTGGTTTAAATCAAAAAGTATCAACAAAACAAGAAGCATTTGAATTGGGAGCTTATGGTCATGGATGTGGACATAATTTATTATGTGCTGCACATGTAGGAGCAGTAATAGGACTTAAAAGAGAGATGATAGAAAATAATTTGAGTGGAACTATAGTATTTTATGCATGCCCAGGAGAAGAACAATTAACAGGTAAAGGATTTATGGCTAGAGGTGGTGCATTTGAAGGTCTAGACTTAGCTATAAATTTCCATCCAAATAAAATTAGTGAAGCTACAGTTGGTATATCAACAGCTGTTAACTCTGTAAAATTTCATTTTAAAGGGAAAACTGCACATGCAGGCTCAGACCCTCAAAATGGAAGAAGTGCTTTAGATGCTGTAGAACTTACTAACGTAGGAGCTAATTATTTGAGAGAGCATGTTACTTCTGATGTAAGAATTCATTACACTATTACAGATGGAGGAGTAGCACCTAACATAGTCCCTGATAAAGCATCAGTATGGTATTATACAAGAGCTTTAAGTAGGGAAGCTGTGGAAAGTACATATGAAAGACTTATAAAAGTAGCAAAAGGAGCTGCAATGATGACTGAAACTGAGGTTGAAGTAGAGTTTTTAGGAGGATGCTACAATACTCTAAACAATCATGTTTTGGCAAAGCTTGTATCAGAATGTATGGATGATATTACACAAGAGCCTTGGACTGAAGAAGAATTGGATTTTGCAGCTGAATTAGATAAACAAAGCCCACAACAATATAAGGATATGATAAGTAAATATAATTTGCCAGAAGGAACTCACCTATATTATGGTGGAGGAAATGTTACAAACTTTAATAGCTATGGTTCTACTGATATTGGAGATGTAATGCATATAGTTCCTACAGCATACTTTTTTACAGGATGTACAAACCTAGGTGCGCCTGGGCATAGTTGGCAGTTTACATCTTGTGCAGGAAGTTCTATTGGAGAAAAAGGTATGATATATGCAGCAAAAATTATGGCTATGTTTGGAGCCAAAATACTGAACAATCCAGAAATAGCTAAAAAGGCAAAAGAAGAATTTTATAAATCTATGAATGGGAAAACATACAAGTGTCCTATTCCAGAGGATGTTCCAACTCCTTAAATACGATATAAATTTTAAAATATACGATTACAATTTTTATACCAGTATTTTTTCCTTATAAAAAGAAAGTAAAATTTTGCTAGCTATTTGCTCATTGCGCAGTAAAATGGTTAGAAAATAATTTTAATAGATGATAAGATAAATTATTAACAAATATCATGAAAGGTATATCTTAAGAACAACTATAAGATATACCTTTTGTGGTACATATACATAACTTTATTTACCATAAATGATAAAAAATTTTTATGAAATGATAAAATGTTTTTATGTATTCTAGATTTTAATAATTGTTTTCTGATATGAATAATTTGTATACCCTCTCAGGTCTACCTTTTGTTGAATTTTGTTTTTCGTATAATATAGTAGCATTTCCTGACTTTAAGAGACTACTTAAAAATCTATTGGCAGTTCTTACTGTTACATTTAAACAAGAAGATAATTCCTTAGGAGTAACCTCATCTCTTTGTAGAATTTCAGTAACAGATATAATTCTTTGAATAGTAAGAGTAGACAACTTAGAAGTTTTAGCAATTGTATTTATGTGTGGAGTTACTTTATTTGAAACAGTAAGCAACTTATCACATAACAAAGGTCCTATTGTCTCATAATTTTCATTAACTAAGAAACTGTAGTTTAAAGGATTTATTTTAGATTCCTTATTAGCACTTATAGCGTTAGACATAGCTTGCTTTATATCATTACCAATTCCATACCCAACACATACTTTAAAATCTATACTATTTTCAATAAATTCTTTTATATAACATATAGTAAAGTCCTTAGTTAATAATTTAATAGTGTCACATTTAGTAAAAATTTTAAAAGAATTGCCACTCTTTTCAATTATAAAATCAGTTAATTTATCTTTTTTTATAGTATTTAATATTTTATAAATTTTATCTACAATATAATCATCATAGTTTGTATCTTTAGCTGTTATATATATTACAGCTGGTTGATTTACCTTCATTCTATGTAGATGAATGTCCTTTATTAATTCATTAAAAGTATTTTTTAATAAGTTTATATCAGGATATATGAAATGGAAATTTACTCCTGCATCTTGTAACATAGGAACAATACTACTAAAACGAGTAGTAGAGAAATCAATTTTACCTTCATTCCATAACTTAACATGTTTTTTTGCAATATTTTTCTCAAGTTCTGCTATATCTGTTAAACTCATTTTAGATGCACTTTCATTAATACTACACATTAAATCTCCAAATGTACCACTTGATAAATAATATGATATATCTTTTGGATTATCTGCCCAGTCCATTAAGTCAAAGTACGCTCTAGAAAAATCTAATGTATTGTATTTAAAAATAAGTTTTAGAAACATATCATAATAACTTTGTAAATCAGTACCAAAATCAACTAAAGGTTTTTTAATAGTACCAGCTTTTTTTGTAATAGCTTCTTTAGGTATAGGACCACTAACTGCAAATCCATCAAATTTATCTTCTATTTCTAGGTATAAATCTCCAACATGAGAAAAATTTTTATAGATATATATTTCAACTTCTGCATTAATATTTAACTTTTTTATAGAGTTCTCCACAAACTTCTTTAAGAATTCAGTTGTTATGATTGCTATTTTCATAAACTACTTCCTTTTCAATTAGTATAGTTATTTTATATTAGATATTACTTTTTCTAGCTATGACAAAACCATATCTCTTTGTACTCTTATATATAATAATATCATGACCAAATATTTATTGTCTAACTAATTATAATCTATTCAAGAGGCAGTGGTAATATAAAAAATATTACAGACTGTTCAACTAGGCTTAGATTTAAACTCAATAGATGGATTCTATAAAGATGGTTTCTGGATAAATGATTTAGATGTAATTAGAGTAGTTAGAAAGAAAAATTCAGTTCAAGTTATATTTTCACTGAGAGTTATTACACAATAACAACAAAAGTTAAAGATGTATTGGGTATAGATTGATGAATATAAAGTCATGCAACTTAAATTAGTTTGCATGGCTTTTTTAGTTGTAAGGGTATTATAGTTGTTTAAAATCTATGGAAAACTTGTACATAATATCCATATATATTAAATAAACTGATGACTTTAAAATAGGACTATTAAATTAAGAAATAAGAAAGTTTAAATATAATAAAACATAATAAAACATAATGAAACATAATTAAAATTGTAAAAAAATATAAAATATTATAGCTAAATAGTATAAAACATAATATAATTACTTTGAAGGGGGTGACAAAATGTGGCAATTTTATAATAATTTAATAGATAAAATACCAGAAAACATAAGAGTAAAAGATTTTGTTATAGGCTCAGAGTTTGCTATGGTAATAACAGATTATGGAGCAGGTATTAGCCATTTATTATATGATAAAAGATTTCCTTTTGAAAACGATATAAAAATAAACATGTCTTTAAAAGATTTGTGTAAGTCAATTAAATCTTGGAATTTTATAGAAGCTAGTTTAGGATCAGCAGCAATAAATTCTTATTATAATCAGAATATTTGCAATAAATCATTAAGTGTAGAGAAAATTAATCATCACTTTATTTCTATGATTGATGATTCATCAAAAAAAATAGCAGTATTAGAGGGAAATCTTCAAAATAAAAATAAAATTAAATTTAGATATGATGTGGATTTTTTCAATAGAAAAATAGAAGAAGGAGATTACAGTATATCAGCATATGGATATTTAGTAGAAAACTATGATAGTACATATTTAGGTGGAGACTTAATTATTAATAAACATTTAATAAAAATAGCCAATGATTCACTTAATAAAGAAAGCATAATTTGTGATATATCAACTCCAATATCTTCAGATTTTAAAAAACTAGGTATAAAAAATATAGGTGGATTTGTTGTAGAGGATATAGACAAGTGTTTTAATTTAGTAAAAATAAGTGCACCTTATGAAAATATTGAAAAGACAGGTAATATGATGAAAATAGTAGGGGTAAAAGGGGATTAAATAAGTGAGTAAGAGTGTAAGAAGTAATAAATTAATTATGCTTTGTTTAGTTATTATATTGATTGTATTGATATTAGTATCATTAGCACTTGGAAAATATCCAGTAGAGCCACATCAAGTATTTGGAATTTTGGTTTCAAAAATATGTAATATAGATAAGTTTTGGACAGATAGCATGGAAACTATATTTTTAAATGTTAGATTACCAAGGATAGTACTTGCATGTTTAGTAGGTGGGGCATTGGCAGCTGCAGGAGCATCATACCAATATATATTTTTAAATCCTATGGCATCACCAGATATACTAGGAGCATCATCAGGAGCAGCATTTGGAGCAGCTTTAGCGTTATTTCTTTATAAAAGTGGTAGAGAAGTTACTGTTAGCGCATTTATTTTTAGTTTAATTACTGTGCTTTTAGTTTATTTGATAAGTGAAAGGACAAAGGGAAATAAAGTGCTAGGTTTAATTTTATCAGGAATTATGGTAAGTTCTTTATTTTCTTCAGGAACATCTTTTATAAAACTTGTAGCAGACCCTAATGACCAGTTGCCTGCAATTACATATTGGCTAATGGGTAGTTTGTCAGGGGCTAAAACAGCTGATATAAAATTTGCAATTATTCCTATGTTAATAGGTATAGTACCTCTAATACTTATTAGCTGGCAAATAAACATATTGACTGTAGGAGAAGATGAGGCAAGAACAATGGGAATAAATACAAAGCGTATAAGATTTATTACTATTGTATGTGCTACCCTTTTAACTTCTGCAAGTGTTGCTGTAAGTGGAATGATAGGTTGGGTTGGCCTTGTAATACCACACTTATCTAGACGCTTAGTTGGAAATAATTTTGTTTACTTATTGCCAACATCAGCCATGTTTGGAGCATCATTTTTGTTATTAGTTGATAATGTATCTAGAAATTTATGGACTAGTGAGATACCTATAGGTATATTAACTTCATTTATTGGGGTACCATTTTTCATATATCTGATTACAAAAAGGGGGGATTAATATGATTTTAGAAGTCAAAAATCTTAGCTATTTTTATAAAGAGCGGAATGTACTTAATCAAATATCCTTTACTGTTGAAGGTAGTCAGTTACTATGTATATTAGGCCCTAATGGAGCAGGAAAAAGTACTATGTTTAAGTGTATACTGCAGTTATTGAAAGGGTATAAGGGCGAAATTTTATTAGATGGAAAAAACTTGAAGGATTATAAAATTAAGAATCTAGCAAGAAAAATAGCCTATATTCCTCAATCTCACAATCCTGTATTTAGTTATTCTGTTGCTGAAATGGTACTGATGGGAACAACATCACAAATTTCACCTATGTCTAAACCTACTAAAAAACAGCTACAAACAGTTGAAGAATCTTTAGACAAAATAGGAATTTCCTATTTAAAAGATAGGAGTTTTGTAAATTTAAGTGGAGGAGAAAGACAATTAGTACTTATTGCGAGAGCCTTAGCTCAAAATGCAAAGATACTTATTATGGATGAACCAACATCTGATTTGGATTATGGTAATCAAATCAGAGTATTAAATACAGCAAAAGAATTAACAAAGGATGGATATATAATAATTCAATCAACACATAATCCAGACCAAGCCTTTTTATATGCAGATAGGGTTTTAGCTTTATATAATCATGAAATATTAGCCTTTGGTGTACCTAAGTATATAATTAATTCTGGTCTAATAAAAAAACTCTACAATGTAGATGTAGAATTAAACAGCTTATATGATGATAAAATCAGAATCTGCATACCAAAAAGTGTAACTATATAATTTATTTAAGGGGGATAAAATGAAAAAGAAATTATTATCATTGTTATTAGTGCTAGTTTTAGCAATAACATCTTTAGTTGGATGTACATCATCAAATGATGATGCTAAAGGTGAAAAAGAGGATAAAAAAACATCCGAAACAGTAATGTTTACTGATTCAGTAGGAAGAAAAGTTGAGATTCCAACAAATATTAAAAAAGTAGCGCCTTCAGGAAGTTTAGCACAAATTGTACTATTTTCAGTATCACCAGATAAGTTAGTTGGATTATCAGGAGAGTGGGCAAATGATGCAAAGGAATATATAGATGAAAAATATACTAACCTTCCTGTCTTTGGTCAATTTTATGGTAAGGACGATTTAAATATGGAAGCCCTTGCAGCAGCAAATCCACAAGTAATTATAGATATAGGAGAGAAAAAAGGTAGTGCAAAAGAAGATTTAGATGCCATACAAGAACAAACTGGAATACCAACTATATTTATAGAAGCTACGACTGCTAACATGTCAGAATGTTACACTAAGCTAGGAGAGATTTTAAATGTAGAAGATAATGCAAAAGTATTAGCGGATTACTGCAAAACTACTTATGATACGACTGCAGAAACTATGAAAAAAATAGGTGATAAGAATAAAGTAAATCTTGCCTATTGTGTAGGAGATACAGGAACAAGTGTAATTGCAGAAGGGTCTTTCCACTCTGAAATTATTAATATACTTGCAAATAATGTTGCAAAACTTGATGACCCATCAAGTAAAGGTAATGGAAATGAAGTATCATTAGAACAACTATACTTATGGAATCCAGATGTGATAGTATTTGCACCACAGAGTATATACAGTAAAGTAGGAAGTCAAGTTGAATGGCAAAAAATAAGTGCTATATCTAGTGGTAAATACTATGAAGCACCAAGCACTCCATATAATTGGATGGGATTCCCTCCATCTGTAAATAGATATATGGGTATGATTTGGTTATCTGAAATACTTTATCCAGAGAATTTTAATTATGATTTAAAAGAAAAAACAAAAGAATTTTACAAGCTATTCTATCATGTTGATTTAAATGATGAACAATATAACAAATTAACTAAAAACGCTATTAAATAGTATATAGGTATAAAGTTACTAAATAATGTATAGACGCAAAATTATTAAATAATATATAGACGTAAATTAGAAGAAAGTAGGATTTTACCTACTTTCTTT
This sequence is a window from Clostridioides difficile. Protein-coding genes within it:
- a CDS encoding FtsX-like permease family protein, giving the protein MTTFKLAISYMKRQKGKTIALLSCIALAVMLIFSMIVIRDSGYDSQIREAKDLHGDYHIWFEGLEKDKTQDLTNEEVISKSNTSKELCEVVDKESGVKLYLNSFDKGFINSLGYKIDGREPIKDGEIVIEKEAARQMEISNPLNKNIDLMLLNKYIDDNEINHMDSANKTFKVVGVIEKPDKYYDKSRYSITLRAFVYKDSNLPIKIKDTYNGTIYLKSEKNIPQFITKMTKKIDTNIFNLHENGEVDLAKNQRQNSKFSKENIINSVLLVIVSTIVIYNIFNIIFQDMTSQIGLMKSIGMSNKKVRNMLIIMSFIYIILGTLLGIVFGMIFSYAGLRVVYGYSSMLTIQMSSIICSFAVSIISVFISSFIVIKKSSKMSIIEAIRSSDKYEKNQKTTIKR
- a CDS encoding DUF4213 domain-containing protein — translated: MWQFYNNLIDKIPENIRVKDFVIGSEFAMVITDYGAGISHLLYDKRFPFENDIKINMSLKDLCKSIKSWNFIEASLGSAAINSYYNQNICNKSLSVEKINHHFISMIDDSSKKIAVLEGNLQNKNKIKFRYDVDFFNRKIEEGDYSISAYGYLVENYDSTYLGGDLIINKHLIKIANDSLNKESIICDISTPISSDFKKLGIKNIGGFVVEDIDKCFNLVKISAPYENIEKTGNMMKIVGVKGD
- a CDS encoding ABC transporter permease encodes the protein MATRNLWRNKPRTILTILAITLVGIMFILNLGAKSLLKKNMEEGITGGSWSMSYGSVDKTVEGDSRGSESLFYKLDNNLIQKVKDMKGIRYVEPHFYNHRGHILLSKDKLSKAYQDELDRKNSSYQEEHNNEYPLLIRGYSDDMLKQRQEFIEKGENILSPTSGKYKKVILVNNTNSQVTHSFDAKIIDDVKIGDIVEIKLPVYRDSIEKYENFKVEVGAIMKESYAAGQDGNTQAQGAQIIFRENDYKKLTGQKEYNKLFVTAEKRQLYSVERRLEEITKNYGTTEINGKGEELKLIGMQQSSEERLSVIYQFLTILILAVNLIFIMRSNIITRRRELSTLRAIGMSIKSIKKILIIESQLYGMVASIIGAVSATVYHNYGLAKTNKVLLEGGYTRTIEPNIPFTQIIILFAIFIVMGFISIYVSKDKIERTTITEGISQNN
- a CDS encoding M20 family metallopeptidase gives rise to the protein MIGSISINEIDEKRLKLSELSKKIWKNPEKAFKEFKACENTANLLKSEGFDVEIGVGGLATAIKASFGSGKPVIGFMGEFDALPGLNQKVSTKQEAFELGAYGHGCGHNLLCAAHVGAVIGLKREMIENNLSGTIVFYACPGEEQLTGKGFMARGGAFEGLDLAINFHPNKISEATVGISTAVNSVKFHFKGKTAHAGSDPQNGRSALDAVELTNVGANYLREHVTSDVRIHYTITDGGVAPNIVPDKASVWYYTRALSREAVESTYERLIKVAKGAAMMTETEVEVEFLGGCYNTLNNHVLAKLVSECMDDITQEPWTEEELDFAAELDKQSPQQYKDMISKYNLPEGTHLYYGGGNVTNFNSYGSTDIGDVMHIVPTAYFFTGCTNLGAPGHSWQFTSCAGSSIGEKGMIYAAKIMAMFGAKILNNPEIAKKAKEEFYKSMNGKTYKCPIPEDVPTP
- a CDS encoding iron ABC transporter permease, translated to MLCLVIILIVLILVSLALGKYPVEPHQVFGILVSKICNIDKFWTDSMETIFLNVRLPRIVLACLVGGALAAAGASYQYIFLNPMASPDILGASSGAAFGAALALFLYKSGREVTVSAFIFSLITVLLVYLISERTKGNKVLGLILSGIMVSSLFSSGTSFIKLVADPNDQLPAITYWLMGSLSGAKTADIKFAIIPMLIGIVPLILISWQINILTVGEDEARTMGINTKRIRFITIVCATLLTSASVAVSGMIGWVGLVIPHLSRRLVGNNFVYLLPTSAMFGASFLLLVDNVSRNLWTSEIPIGILTSFIGVPFFIYLITKRGD
- a CDS encoding ABC transporter ATP-binding protein; this encodes MKKLIIKNIEKVYGKGDNKVYALNGIDLEIQPHKFTTIVGQSGSGKSTLLHCMAGLDKPTSGNVLMDDLDLYTLNDDKLSKIRRETFGFIFQSYNLIPVINVYDNIILPISISRRKIDKDYIGNLIIKLGIESQVNKFPNELSGGQQQRVAIARALANKPSIVFADEPTGNLDSKTTNEVMSLLKFCVYEYKQTLVMITHNGEIANSADTIINISDGKIV